Sequence from the Miscanthus floridulus cultivar M001 chromosome 16, ASM1932011v1, whole genome shotgun sequence genome:
CACATGTGTACATGCCATTAGTGTCCATCACCATGTTCAAAATACGGCATGCATAAAGTCTAGCATCTATAGTTAAGGGAGGGCTCCTATAAAATATCTTTGAGTAAGTTTGATATTGCTAACCACGTTTACCACGCAGTTCCTATAAAATTTCTAGGATAGAGGAAGTAGTCAATAGCTTTTGGTTTTCAAAAATATACTCTGTCGATAACACTACAGGTCAGGAAACTACAACATCcaaatagattttttttttgtttgagtgGAATCCAAATAGATTTTATTGGAAAATTCGATTTTGACTAGTGGGCCTAGGTATTCAGGCCTGCTCCAGGCCCGTATAGATTTTTAGGGTGCCATTCACAGCCTGCCGTTTCTTCTCCCGTCCACCGCCGCCGCTCGACCCGCACTCTCTCCGTCTCTCGTGgcgcaaccgccgccgccgccgccgctgccgctgccgctgccgttgccgcctccgcctccgcctccgcccacATCACGTGATTGGATCCGTCGCTCCGCTCGATTCGTACGTCCTGCTCAGCTGCTCGCCCTCGGTCGTGGTTGTGGAGGCCAACCGGCACGCAGAGACACAGCGCAGATTTGTCCTCATTTGAGGTATTTTTCTACTCCAATTTTCAAATGTAATATCAATTCAATTGATTGAAACGAAGTGAAGGCTCCACCTCGGATGGATGACTGTGGTTTGTTGAAGGGAAGCAAACGCGTCGGCTGATTGTAGGGGTGTGGTTCATGGCTGCAGCAATAGGTACAGATGGAGGTGTAGAAGGGTGACAAATCGAGGTTGGTGGTGAGCAGCTCGTAGTTGTGAGAGAGAAACCAGTGTTGTAGAGTTAGGAATCTGTATTGTGTTGCCGTTGGGTAGCAAGTGTTAGGCTACGACATTGCTTTATGTTGAGAGCGAAAAGAAGAAAATGGGGATTAGTAGGAAATTATTTTTGTTACGAACGAACGAAGCAAGTATATCGTTTTGATTGCTTTGGATCGTTATCAATAGGATTGTTTTGTTTCCAATGTTACAGCCTACCAACTGCTCTCGTTTTGACAGTATCCTATCTTTTTTGTTTTCGAGGAAAAAAATTAATACTGAAAGTGATTTAGCCTTTTATCGATCATTTCTAATCGTTTCGTTTAGCCTTTTAGCAAGCAAAATTTGTTAGGCATATTATTTAACAAGAGCAGAAACAGTTTAGTCTTGCAATACATTATGCTGTCCAGTCCAACACTGGTACCGATGTTTAGTGCAGCACTTTGCAATCACTCTTGCCTCCATTATTGTTTAATAGACAATGTTCATGTTGAGAGAAAGAAGTGACTGGATCATTTCTACACAAATTGCCAACCCTTATTATTGGTTATATACCTCCTAATAATTAGTTCACGTTTTGATAGTTATCTAATGAAAAGATGTGCTATCTGATAATAGAAACGGCTGACTCCAGTTTTATCAAAGTAGGCAGACCGAAGTCGACATTTATTATTTTATCTTCTGCTATCTGCAGTCTATATACGTAGTCTTCCTCAGATGCATATAATTATGAGTTAGTTATTCTTTAGTTTCTCCTGTGCAATAATTTCTCACCATTCTGATCACGCTGTTCATGGTTAGTTTTATCCTGACTTGTCATTTTCTCACCATTCTTTCTGTGCAAAACTGAGCACCCGAACCTTAATCTATTTAGGTATTTGTATTCGCatctgatctaattacaagtTTATATATGTATTATGCCTAATAAATTCGCTTTTTTGCAAAATCAttgggtgtacatgtgtacacccatgtcctttactgTGTCCGCCCCCGTTTCCTCCCGATATCCATGCTACACCGATAGCTTCATAGATGCTTATGTAATCTGTATTTCAAGAAGGATAGCAAGAGGCTTATGGATATGAAAGGACGGTTCACTGTTTAGGGTTGGATTTACCCTGGTGATTTTTTTTGTGTATGTAGGTTTTGAATTATCCACATAATCCTTTGCGATTTATTACTATTTATTAACTTGTGTACAAATTTTGCTTGCTCTACTGTTTGCCTGGtgcgaagggcgggcctggtgcaagcggtagagtcttaccgcctgtgaccggaaggtcccgggtttgagtcgcagtctcctcgcattgcacaggcgagggtaaggcttgccactgacacccttccccagaccccgcacagagcgggagctctctgcactgggtacgcccttttactGTTTGCCTGGTACATTGTATTGTCTCACTTGAATATAGCAACCTTGAATTTTACCTCTATGAATTTTGATTGTATGCTTATGTTTGCCCTCTTTTTAGTTCCTTCTGCTACAAGTTTATAATCATTGATGGGGAAGGCAAAGCGTGCCTCAATCTTCATCAGGTTGGTTTCTGCAGCTGGCACTGGATTCTTCTATGTGAAGCGCAAGAATCCTCGGCGGATCACTGAGAAGCTTGAATTTAGAAAGTACGATCCCCGTGTGAACAAGCATGTTCTGTTTACAGAAGCAAAGATGAAGTGAGATCTTGTATCTCCGCAATACAGAACTGTAATAAGCTGTCAACCTTTTGCAATCAGAAACCTCTATGTCGTTATTGGACAAGTGATTAACGATTTTATGTGTTTTTCCTGTTGATTTTATTGCTCCAATGAGCTGCAAATGGCTAGTGTTTTATCATTTTGTTTGGGAAACTATAATCAGCTTTGACACAGGAAATCTGGACTTTAAAGAGTTCCATCTTTTACTTTCACCCCGCCATATTTTGTGAAATGATGCCATTTTTCTCTGAGCccgtgaagcgttgtgatgctcAGCTAAACACCAAACGAAGCTGTTGACTCTGAATTGAATGCTGAATTGCTTATTCTGTTCTGAAAATTACAGAAGCTTGGTTTTGTTGGAGTTGCATAGCGGTGGGTGTAAACACAATGTCCAATTACTGATTTTAGCTTGTAATTGCAGGAGTCGAATGGAAGTATCAAATATTGATCAATCCATCACATGATATGCGAATTTAAAAAGGGACGAGGGTTAGTAAATTAACCAGTCTACTAGGTACAAAAATTATACTTAATGTATATTCATTCAGATCCGCAAATATTTTTTTGCTTTTCTAGAGCAGGAATATTATCTGCCTAAAAAAACTGTATGAACATGATAGGGCGAGTGAACCGTATAACGATATGGCACATCGTCGGTTATGATTTGAAGCCATTAACTGTTAGTGTCCTCAAACAAATGGAATTGCCCGATCATCCTGAAGATACTTTTATCAGTCCATTCCTGCAAGCATTGCCTAGAGCTAGGATCGTAGTCCCACAGCCCAGATGACATTTGTCGGTGGAGCTTCTTTTTCCTCTTATTTATCCAATTGTTGTGAATGATGAAACAGCCAAGCTGTTTGCAAGTTGCACGTACATCATGCTTTTCCCATAGACCCTTGTAAGCACCATTGGGGAACAAGTCCCGGTTCAAGAACACCACAGTCAGGTTTGTGTTGGGCTCCAAGCATTTGTCGTCACTGATGCAGTTTGTTCCGTTTTCCCCACACAAGACATCGTAGAAACTCGGTTGCTCAGATAAGCCTGAATTGGTTGCATGTTTTACTATCATCTCCATTGCAATGATGGTGGCGTTGTCTGAGCGAGCAAAGTAAAATCCTGAATTCAATCGGCGTGGCAAATTTATTGGTCCTGTAAATAAACAGccatgatgagatgcaacaacAAATAGCAGGGTGCTTAGTCAAAAAAAATCAACAGGTCTGATCTAGGATATTTCTTTTTATCTATTCAGTATTGTTATGTCATATTTGCATTTCCAGGTTAAAGTTTCTGCCACAGACATTTTTAGGAACTTCGTGTCATGTAAATGAAATTAACTCTTGTTTATAGCTGGATTTGACATAATGCCAGATGTAGGTGTGCATTGTGAAGAGAAGAAAATAGGAAGAAACATAAGAAAATGGTAGTAACTAGTAATATGATCCAAACTTTACCTGTCTCATTGTATTCATCAGATTGTGCTCCAAATGTAGCAGGACCAAGAGAGTACAGGAATGGCATTGGATTGCCAAACCAATAAACATCAACATCACTCAATAGCACATTGTATCCCAGTCTTAATATCTCCAGAACAATTCGTGACTTCACTTTTGTCACTTGTTGAAAACACTTTGTTCCAAAGTGACAGTCATCAATGCTGACATTCTTTGGTGATAGTGGATCTATGAAAACAGGCAAACCCTAGAATTCCAATTAAAAGCTTGAGGTGGTCCGTGGTTTTGCAAAGTATAAAAAAGGTTAAATAACAGAGAGAAGGAGAGAAAAAGAGGTGACTGAAAATGATTACCTGTAAAATTGAGAATTCATATGTCTCATGGTCTAAGGCACATACTATAAAATTGGTAACTCTAAGATGACGCAAGTGGCAAACCCAACTCATGAGCATGTCCCTGTAACTTTTTCCAGCCACACCAAGGACAACGGACCTATTCTTATCAGCGACAAGCTCAAGAAGCATACCCAAAGAATATGGAAGATCAGGTGCTGTGGTCTCAGGAGAATAGCTGTGTAGATATCCAGATAAAGAAATGTTTTGTTTCTTCCATAGTCTATCTCCTCCATGGCCATTTCCTTCTTTACTGATGAAAAAATTTGATAATGTGAGCTCGTCAACTTTGCTGAGCATATAATCTTCAGACTGCTTTACCACTTTATGCAACATAGGAAAGTGTCTTGATGGTAATCGACAGCAATACGAGCCATAAATCGCAGCAAGATGACGATTGACACTGTACTCCCAGGATCCAGAAGGTAATCTGTTATTCTTACTCGAGGTCATGTCATGCATGGAGCTCAGACTTCCAGGATACAATCCAAGAACCAGACTGATTGCATCAAAGCAAAGCCTCATCTCAGACGATAGAACCTCGTGAGCCAGCCACCCATTGTGTATTCCTCTTCCATACAGAAAAGAAGGCAGAACTCCTGCATGTAAAATACTGCTTGGATTGTTCCAAGCCACAATCAGCCCTCTGTCAGAGCTCTCTGATGCCCACTTGTCAGCTGGAATCTCCTGCAACTAATGTAGACAGATAATAATTGGTCAAAATTACAAGCACAGAACATCTGAGAATGCATGTGTAGCATTGGTTTTAGATAGACGAAAAGGTACCTTTTTGAAGCTCACTTCTTTGCCATCTGCTTGTACCCAATGGCTTCCATTGTCAGCGAGCTGGTAATGGAAATCGGTGACGTTACGTGACAGAGAAACAAGGAACCAATCAGCATCAACCTTGCTGAAACGAGCCAGTGCGTCGACAATTTCGGGAAGAAGGACGATCTCGGCGTCGACGAGGACGCAAATGTCGGTGTCGGCGGCAGCTTGTGCTCTTGCGACCATCGAGTGGAAGAATGGCGTCCCCGTGAACCTAAACCAACCAAGGATGAAGACTGCAACTGAAGTCTCTGAACAAACGGGCTAGAGCGGCGAGCTGATCTTGGTGTACGTAAAAGATGATGATAAGGTAATGGGTCGTGTGAATGCGTACGCATAATCTATGGCGGAATCGACGGTGACCCGATGCCCGAGCCGCGCGGTGAGCGCGACGGCCTCAGGGCCGGCGCCTAGGAGCACGACACTGACGTTCCTCGGGAGCGCCAGCCAGGAGCGCACCGCCAGCTCCTGCCGCACTGGCGAGCCctccggcggcgggcgcggcgcagAGAAGATCGTGACCCTCGGTGTCGTGGCTCCGCTACCGCCGGGCACGATCCCGCGGCTGCCACCATCCTCGTGGTGGCCACGGGAGCGCGCGCGGGAGGACAGGGAGGAGAGACAGAGCACCGCCGCGGCCGCGACGAGGAGGCACCCCGCGAGACACGAGGCGAGGTCGGCGACGCTGCCACGGAGCGGCCGGCGCCGTCCGCGGCGCGGGGGCGCGCAGCGGCGGTGCCAAGGGAGCAGCGGCATTTGGGCGCGCGCCGCGGCGGGCGGGCAGAGGAAGCATTGGAGTAGTTTTGTTTTGCTGGTTGGTGGGGCCTACCCGTCATTGAGATGAGGTCTGAGGAGTAAGACGCAAAGAAACCACAAAGACGTTAACCGAAAGCAAAGCTCTGTAAAGAGACACTGACGCCCGCGGCCCGCCTGGATGCACGGCGGCACGAGCGCCGCCGCCTACCCCACGTGACGACTCTCCCTCCTGGCCTGGAGGTCACGACAGACCTCCAGCACTTCCCGGCGGCGATTCAGCAGTGACCTCCAGCGATTTCCCCTTCTTGATCTTTCCCTCCTGatctacagcctgttcggttggctggttcatttcgttgctggttcgtgaagaagtactgctagctgatttatgtgagagaaaaatattattccggctgaaaatttacgatcatttacgacaaaccACAGCTAAACGAACCCTCGTTGCTTCGTTTATCTCTCGACGGCAACCAGCCGTCCTGTTTTTCCCTCGGAAAAGGGTGAGAACTAGGGAAGCAAAGGGAGAGCTGTGCTGAATTTTTTTAAGCAACCACAGTGTTGTTGGAAAATAGTCCATTAGTCAAATAAATATTCAGTACATGGTGACAACATTGTGAGGATAGTTTATAGGAGAGaaatatcaaagctacccatggAACTATGGGCAGCCCACAACACAATAAAAACGTTTCTTTTTTACTGTACATCTGACATGGTATATTAAACAAACAAAGAGCCGTTGGTTTGGGAAACTAACCGTTCGGCGTTGGCCTCCTCTTCTACCATTCTTTCTTTGTTGAACCCCTCCTCATTCTCTGCCTATAAAACTGAATGAGCTTGCTGCTCAATTTCACCACCTGAGATTTAAGTCTGGAACGCTACTGCTTTCAATGGAACCCTCCCCAAAAACttttcaaacttcatgaaccaaaacTCTCTAGCCCAATACTCAGAAGGTAGTAGCCTAATCTCACCTCCTACACCCCAATCATAGTTTGGTTGCTCGCCACCCATGGAGAAGGCCCTAGTGACCGTCGACAACTCGCGATGGAAGACGATGAGGTGTGTGCTCTTCTTTTCTCTTTGTATTCGCGGCGAGTCTATGCCCCCTCATCTTTGAGGGGTTGAGGGTTGGATTTTGCTCGGCTGTCATTTTTTTTCCTCATTGGGGGTAAGATTGCAAGACTGTTTGGAGCTCTCAAATCCTTCAAACTACAACATTTTTTTCTCATTGGAGATAGGAATTGGGGGTCGGTGGAGAAGCTCTAAGATGCTATTTGGTTTCCCTACGCCCTATACTCTAGCCTTATGAATGCGCAGACCACCTTTAAGCCAGGCTTGCTGGAAACGCGAAGGACGGACATTCCCAAGTTCCCAACTAGCAGGGTTGATCTACGCACCTGTTTAACGTTGCCTCACTGCCCCAAATCTTCACTGCATCGACTTCCTACTCCCCCACGCACGGAGATGGTGACTCTGTTGCCATGCAACCCGTAGATTTGCTCGTTGTGGTGATAGGCCATCACACCTTTTAGGTAGCGGTAGGGCACCATCACCGGGATCTGACGGCGCGTCGTTGTGGAAGCCCAGCAGGGTGGAGGCACAAGATTCGCCGCCATGTCGTGGTCATGGTGATTCAGGACGCGTGCACGCGAGCGTGAAAGCGAGGCTCCTGCACACAACGGTGTTGGCCAAGTCGCGCAAGATCGTGAAGGCGGGCTACATGAGCATGGCCAGTCGAGCCATTGCCGAATTGTCCTCTATCACCATTGAACCAACCTACATTGTTGGCAAATCAATCTTATCCTGTTATCCACGAGCGGTTTCCATCACCGCCAAATTGTCTTCCCCACTACCGAATCTATTGCCCTCCATCACCATTGAATCGTTCTTCTTGTTGCTGAATTGGCTTCTAAAAGGTGCtattggctagaggggggtgaatagcctataaaaatttctacaacaacactaagcaaagatgttagataattatgaggcgaaacgagtgttgcactagcctactaaaaatacaagtcacttaccacaattctagttactatagtctctaagcacacaatgctaggtcactaccactaagttagtgagctctcaaagactaactaaata
This genomic interval carries:
- the LOC136514480 gene encoding beta-arabinofuranosyltransferase RAY1-like — protein: MVARAQAAADTDICVLVDAEIVLLPEIVDALARFSKVDADWFLVSLSRNVTDFHYQLADNGSHWVQADGKEVSFKKLQEIPADKWASESSDRGLIVAWNNPSSILHAGVLPSFLYGRGIHNGWLAHEVLSSEMRLCFDAISLVLGLYPGSLSSMHDMTSSKNNRLPSGSWEYSVNRHLAAIYGSYCCRLPSRHFPMLHKVVKQSEDYMLSKVDELTLSNFFISKEGNGHGGDRLWKKQNISLSGYLHSYSPETTAPDLPYSLGMLLELVADKNRSVVLGVAGKSYRDMLMSWVCHLRHLRVTNFIVCALDHETYEFSILQGLPVFIDPLSPKNVSIDDCHFGTKCFQQVTKVKSRIVLEILRLGYNVLLSDVDVYWFGNPMPFLYSLGPATFGAQSDEYNETGPINLPRRLNSGFYFARSDNATIIAMEMIVKHATNSGLSEQPSFYDVLCGENGTNCISDDKCLEPNTNLTVVFLNRDLFPNGAYKGLWEKHDVRATCKQLGCFIIHNNWINKRKKKLHRQMSSGLWDYDPSSRQCLQEWTDKSIFRMIGQFHLFEDTNS